One genomic window of Candidatus Nitrospira inopinata includes the following:
- a CDS encoding glycosyltransferase family 2 protein translates to MKPPLTPWASVIIPIKDERDNLSPLIAGLLKVMDSHELSRSRPFELIFVDDGSTDGSAEELDRLAALHPQMQVVHFDRNYGKTCALDAGFRRSSGDLIVQIDGDLQQDSEDILKLLPLTSSYDLVCGWRQQRQDGLVKKLSSRIANRIRNMVTHDGVHDTGCPLKVFRRPVLERICLYEGMHRFFPALALMHGFTVTEVPVRHYPRIHGRSKYGMGNRLFKSLYDLIAVRWMQHRVLRYKFREPA, encoded by the coding sequence ATGAAACCGCCCCTCACCCCCTGGGCCTCCGTCATCATCCCCATCAAAGACGAACGGGACAACCTCTCGCCCCTCATCGCCGGGCTTTTGAAGGTGATGGACTCGCATGAACTTTCGCGGTCGCGACCGTTTGAACTGATCTTCGTCGACGACGGCAGCACCGACGGCAGCGCCGAGGAACTCGATCGGTTGGCGGCACTTCACCCTCAAATGCAAGTGGTTCACTTCGACCGCAACTACGGCAAGACCTGCGCGCTCGACGCGGGGTTCCGCCGGTCGTCCGGCGATCTCATCGTTCAGATCGACGGGGACCTCCAGCAGGACAGCGAGGATATTTTGAAACTCCTCCCCCTCACGTCCTCCTATGACCTCGTTTGCGGATGGCGGCAACAGCGGCAGGACGGCTTGGTCAAGAAACTGTCGTCTCGGATCGCCAATCGGATACGCAACATGGTCACGCACGACGGCGTCCACGATACGGGCTGTCCGCTCAAGGTCTTCCGGCGTCCCGTCTTGGAGCGGATTTGTCTCTACGAAGGCATGCATCGATTTTTCCCCGCCCTGGCGTTGATGCACGGCTTCACGGTCACCGAAGTGCCGGTCCGGCATTACCCCCGCATCCACGGGCGCTCGAAATACGGCATGGGCAATCGACTGTTCAAGTCCCTCTACGACCTGATCGCGGTGCGATGGATGCAGCATCGCGTCTTACGGTACAAATTCAGAGAGCCGGCGTGA
- a CDS encoding YybH family protein encodes MERSDPLHTIARLVAAMNACDLDAALALFDPEAAFVIRPDTVVKGTPEIRRALESFMALKPSLTIEAQQLVQCGDIAQYCARWNLRGVDSTNVPIQLGGRSSSILRRRSDGTWLFLVDNPWGTDIVPS; translated from the coding sequence ATGGAACGATCTGACCCTCTCCATACCATTGCCCGGCTGGTCGCGGCTATGAATGCCTGTGATCTCGACGCGGCGCTGGCTCTGTTCGATCCGGAAGCCGCCTTCGTTATTCGCCCCGATACCGTTGTCAAGGGAACTCCCGAAATACGCCGCGCGCTCGAAAGCTTCATGGCGCTCAAGCCTTCGCTGACCATCGAGGCGCAGCAACTGGTTCAGTGCGGGGATATCGCGCAGTATTGCGCCCGATGGAATCTCCGGGGAGTAGATTCAACGAACGTCCCGATTCAATTGGGTGGTCGATCCTCCAGCATCCTGCGGCGCAGATCCGATGGCACGTGGCTGTTTCTTGTCGATAATCCGTGGGGGACGGACATCGTCCCCTCGTGA